From the Bdellovibrio reynosensis genome, one window contains:
- a CDS encoding ABC transporter ATP-binding protein, with protein sequence MTIPAVEFKGVSKYFGDCCANADISFSVAPGTIHAIVGENGAGKSTAMKMLFGLYRPSGGEILVHGKAIHFESPIDAMAAKIGMVHQHFMLAETLSALDNILLQQKGSPLSLLPRKEQKQKIDGIAARYGFHMNLNAKVEDLSVGEQQRLEILKILSQDSEILILDEPTAVLTPQEVLDLFKNLRLLRDQGKTILIITHKLKEVMNLTDFVTVFRAGRVIGNKKTSETTSEDLAEMMVGRRLQKPSERKSEIVHTVQLLKMQNVNANIAGQTLEDLNLSVCSKEIVGIAGVEGNGQDALIRALLDRHKLKKTAVQGEVALHGRLGSFPEDRLRFGVLPSRPVYENFILGQQRKPSFAQGLFLKGKQIIAKTQEAMNTYDIRPHNPLLPFEKLSGGNQQKLVVARALSQKPDFIIAAQPTRGVDIGAIEFIHNEIRKARDEGAGVLLISSELDELMTLSDRILVLYKGRLVAEFNRHEFDEIALGKAMGGLQ encoded by the coding sequence ATGACGATTCCTGCTGTAGAGTTTAAAGGAGTGTCCAAATATTTTGGCGACTGTTGCGCCAATGCGGATATCTCCTTCTCTGTAGCGCCAGGCACCATCCACGCCATCGTGGGTGAAAACGGTGCCGGTAAATCCACCGCCATGAAAATGCTTTTCGGACTGTATCGTCCTAGCGGTGGCGAAATCTTGGTTCACGGAAAAGCAATCCACTTCGAATCCCCGATTGATGCTATGGCCGCTAAAATCGGCATGGTTCACCAACACTTCATGTTGGCGGAAACGCTTTCGGCCTTAGATAATATTTTACTTCAGCAAAAAGGTTCGCCGCTTTCACTTTTACCTAGAAAAGAACAAAAGCAGAAAATCGATGGCATCGCTGCCCGCTACGGTTTTCACATGAACCTTAACGCCAAGGTCGAAGATCTTTCCGTTGGCGAACAGCAGCGCCTAGAGATTCTAAAAATCCTTTCTCAGGATTCAGAAATTCTAATCTTAGATGAACCAACAGCCGTGTTAACTCCGCAAGAAGTTTTAGATCTTTTCAAGAACCTGCGTTTGTTACGCGATCAAGGTAAGACCATTTTAATCATCACACACAAACTTAAAGAAGTGATGAATCTTACAGACTTCGTCACAGTCTTTAGAGCGGGTCGTGTGATTGGCAATAAGAAGACTTCTGAAACTACATCTGAAGATTTGGCTGAAATGATGGTGGGCCGTCGCCTGCAAAAACCTTCAGAGCGTAAGTCAGAAATAGTTCACACTGTGCAACTATTAAAAATGCAAAACGTAAATGCCAATATTGCAGGACAAACTCTTGAAGATTTAAATCTTTCTGTGTGTTCAAAAGAAATTGTCGGTATCGCTGGTGTTGAAGGCAATGGCCAAGACGCTTTGATCCGTGCCCTTTTAGATCGTCACAAGTTAAAGAAAACTGCTGTTCAAGGTGAAGTCGCTTTGCACGGTCGCTTGGGATCTTTTCCGGAAGATCGATTGCGTTTTGGTGTTTTACCGTCGCGCCCCGTTTACGAAAACTTTATTTTGGGTCAGCAACGTAAACCTTCATTTGCCCAAGGTTTGTTTTTAAAAGGTAAACAGATCATAGCGAAAACTCAAGAAGCTATGAACACCTATGATATTCGTCCCCACAATCCACTTTTGCCTTTTGAAAAGTTGTCTGGTGGAAATCAGCAGAAACTTGTCGTAGCCCGAGCTTTGTCGCAAAAACCGGACTTCATTATTGCTGCTCAACCGACGCGTGGGGTGGATATTGGTGCTATCGAATTCATTCACAATGAAATTCGTAAGGCCCGTGATGAAGGGGCTGGGGTTTTACTTATTTCTTCAGAGCTTGATGAATTGATGACCCTTTCTGATCGTATTTTAGTTTTATACAAAGGCCGTTTGGTTGCTGAATTTAACCGACATGAGTTTGATGAAATCGCTTTAGGTAAGGCCATGGGTGGTTTGCAATGA